Proteins encoded together in one Pseudoalteromonas xiamenensis window:
- the zwf gene encoding glucose-6-phosphate dehydrogenase, producing the protein MLNPFDIVIFGGGGDLALRKLLPAMYRAYQEGNLPEGTRILPTVREPAKQEEYVEMANQALQAHLGQGEYNKKDWQAFSAYLVPVVINVTEEDNHWDTLKSILDTEAEDRSRVFYLSLPPAVYGRCCEILSVKGLITETSRVVVEKPIGYCGKSAEEINSKIAQYFEENQIFRIDHYLGKETVQNLMALRFSNSLFENMWDAKVIDNIQISISETVGLESRAGFYDKAGALRDMIQNHLLQLLCLVAMESPHKLNANSIRAEKLKVLEALRPLIDDNVDKNIVRGQYVPGDLAGKLVPGYLEELGEGSSKTETFVAIRAHIDNWRWAGVPFYLRTGKRMKKRCAEIVVEYKNVSHNVYGEGVGPIQPNRLVIRLQPEESIQLTLMSKRMDNLEMQLEPVTLNIELSQKYTNTYYSDAYKRLMLDAAANNPSLFIHRDEVRQAWQWIDPIIERWQKKGSPALYRAGSWGPDDADELLQENNHVWFNAGEKC; encoded by the coding sequence ATGCTTAATCCTTTTGATATTGTGATTTTTGGCGGTGGTGGAGATCTTGCCCTTCGCAAGTTGCTTCCTGCAATGTACAGAGCATATCAAGAAGGGAACTTGCCAGAAGGGACGCGTATCCTACCTACAGTGAGAGAGCCGGCCAAACAAGAAGAATACGTTGAAATGGCAAATCAGGCGCTTCAGGCTCATTTAGGTCAAGGCGAATACAACAAAAAAGATTGGCAAGCCTTCTCTGCCTATCTAGTTCCCGTTGTTATTAATGTCACAGAAGAAGATAACCATTGGGACACGCTGAAATCAATTTTGGATACGGAAGCTGAAGATCGCTCTCGTGTATTCTATTTATCGTTACCTCCAGCTGTATATGGTCGTTGTTGCGAAATTTTATCTGTTAAAGGGTTGATTACCGAAACGTCACGCGTCGTGGTAGAAAAACCAATTGGTTATTGTGGTAAGTCTGCAGAAGAAATTAACTCGAAAATAGCGCAATACTTTGAAGAAAACCAAATCTTCCGTATCGACCACTACTTAGGTAAAGAAACAGTTCAAAACTTAATGGCTCTGCGTTTTTCAAATTCACTGTTTGAAAACATGTGGGATGCAAAAGTCATCGATAATATTCAGATCAGCATCTCAGAAACGGTCGGCTTAGAAAGCCGAGCAGGCTTTTATGATAAAGCCGGCGCACTAAGAGATATGATCCAAAATCACTTATTGCAACTACTTTGTCTAGTGGCTATGGAATCTCCGCATAAATTAAATGCGAACAGTATTCGAGCAGAAAAGCTTAAAGTACTTGAAGCGCTGCGTCCTCTTATTGATGATAACGTAGATAAAAATATTGTTCGTGGCCAATATGTACCGGGTGACTTAGCTGGTAAATTGGTGCCTGGTTACTTAGAAGAACTCGGTGAAGGGTCCAGTAAAACAGAGACCTTTGTTGCTATTCGCGCGCACATCGACAACTGGCGTTGGGCTGGGGTGCCATTCTATCTTAGAACGGGTAAGCGCATGAAAAAGCGCTGTGCCGAAATCGTTGTTGAATACAAAAACGTATCTCATAACGTTTATGGCGAAGGGGTCGGTCCTATTCAACCAAATCGCTTGGTAATTCGTTTACAGCCAGAAGAAAGCATTCAATTAACGCTGATGTCAAAGCGTATGGACAATTTAGAAATGCAACTTGAGCCAGTTACGTTAAACATTGAGCTGAGCCAAAAATATACGAATACTTATTATTCAGATGCCTACAAGCGTCTAATGCTGGATGCTGCAGCAAACAATCCATCATTGTTCATTCACCGTGATGAAGTTCGCCAAGCTTGGCAATGGATTGATCCAATTATCGAACGCTGGCAGAAGAAAGGCAGCCCTGCACTTTATCGAGCTGGGAGCTGGGGACCAGACGATGCTGATGAGTTACTTCAAGAAAACAATCACGTTTGGTTCAACGCTGGAGAGAAGTGTTAA
- a CDS encoding LacI family DNA-binding transcriptional regulator, with protein sequence MKKVTINSVATYAGVSKKTVSRVLNNEPNVSPATREKVLKVFKELDYTPNPIARGLARNRSFIIGCLYDNPSKSYITRVQSGALEACHKFGYNLLIHPCELRGEALIENIEQLLQTSRLDGLVLTPPFSDSKELVAFLKKKGLPYARVASAIEEDDSISVRSNDEQGALELTEHLIKLGHKEIAFIKGHPDHSATELRFSGYKKALANHGIAFEPRLVAEGNFSYHSGADSAKTILDLNPRPTAVFASNDYMAAAVLKLATQRQLKVPEALSIAGFDNAPIARHIWPGLTTIAQPVEEMTRLAVEHLILSITESPDMVFQTVLEAKLICRESTAPLEK encoded by the coding sequence ATGAAAAAAGTAACCATTAATAGCGTAGCAACCTATGCGGGTGTGTCTAAAAAGACGGTGTCTCGCGTATTGAATAATGAACCTAACGTAAGCCCTGCAACACGTGAAAAGGTGTTAAAGGTATTTAAGGAATTGGACTACACGCCCAATCCAATTGCGCGGGGTTTAGCGAGAAATCGTAGTTTCATTATCGGTTGTTTATATGACAATCCAAGTAAAAGTTACATCACACGAGTCCAAAGTGGTGCGCTTGAGGCTTGCCATAAATTTGGTTACAACCTTCTTATTCACCCGTGCGAACTTCGTGGTGAAGCACTGATCGAAAACATTGAACAGCTGTTACAAACTTCGCGTTTGGATGGTTTAGTGCTCACCCCACCGTTTTCGGATTCGAAAGAGCTTGTTGCCTTTTTGAAGAAAAAAGGGCTGCCATATGCGCGCGTAGCTTCTGCTATTGAAGAAGATGATTCAATTAGCGTTCGTAGTAATGATGAACAGGGGGCGCTTGAGCTGACTGAGCATTTAATTAAACTCGGGCACAAAGAAATCGCGTTTATTAAAGGTCACCCAGATCACTCTGCGACAGAACTTCGTTTTAGTGGTTACAAGAAAGCACTAGCAAATCATGGTATTGCATTTGAACCTCGATTAGTTGCAGAAGGTAACTTTAGTTATCATTCAGGGGCTGACAGTGCGAAGACCATTTTGGACCTAAATCCACGTCCTACGGCTGTTTTTGCGTCAAATGATTACATGGCTGCTGCGGTATTAAAACTGGCAACACAACGTCAACTCAAAGTACCAGAAGCACTCTCCATTGCGGGATTTGATAACGCACCGATTGCGCGCCATATTTGGCCTGGTTTAACGACGATTGCTCAACCGGTAGAGGAAATGACGCGATTGGCGGTAGAGCATTTGATCCTATCGATTACCGAATCGCCGGATATGGTATTCCAAACTGTTCTTGAAGCTAAACTCATTTGCAGAGAGTCAACGGCTCCACTTGAGAAATAA
- a CDS encoding LacI family DNA-binding transcriptional regulator — MKVTINDVAKLAGVSMKTVSRVINNEPSVRKKTYDIVMSAVKELNYQPNLAARNLAGTSSFTVGLVYDNPNAYYVIDMQNGVLSRCRREGYELVIHPCSYSDENMVEEFQTMIKRSRLAGLVLTPPLSEQQDIIDLLESLDVEFVRILSGRPSQDENESRNCIYVNDYAASYEITEHLIRHGHSNIAFLCGDEEHKSTAERLSGYKDALKDNRLVYDEKLVYRGNYSFESGVQGAKAFLEDGNKFNISAIMGGNDEIAAGALFAARLMNVAIPAQLSITGFEDSPFSKQTWPKLTTAHQENDVISQHAARLLFSKIRGPRNLDKEIMTVFTPSMVVRESSNKSE; from the coding sequence ATGAAAGTCACTATTAACGACGTAGCGAAACTCGCCGGCGTGTCAATGAAGACCGTATCGCGTGTTATAAACAATGAGCCTTCGGTTCGCAAAAAAACCTATGACATCGTGATGAGCGCAGTAAAAGAGCTTAACTATCAGCCTAATTTAGCCGCACGAAACCTTGCAGGTACTTCATCGTTTACCGTCGGGCTTGTATATGATAACCCCAACGCTTACTACGTTATTGATATGCAAAATGGCGTATTGTCACGATGTAGAAGAGAAGGTTATGAATTGGTTATTCATCCATGTAGCTACTCAGATGAGAACATGGTTGAAGAATTCCAAACGATGATAAAGCGTTCTCGCTTAGCTGGACTTGTCCTAACGCCTCCTTTGTCTGAGCAACAAGATATAATCGACTTGCTCGAGTCACTCGATGTTGAATTTGTTCGCATTCTTTCTGGACGCCCTTCTCAAGACGAAAATGAATCAAGAAACTGTATTTACGTTAACGACTATGCCGCCTCTTATGAAATAACAGAGCATTTGATACGCCACGGCCACTCTAACATTGCATTTTTGTGTGGTGACGAAGAACACAAATCAACAGCCGAGCGCTTGAGTGGATATAAAGATGCACTCAAAGACAACCGCTTAGTATACGATGAAAAACTCGTCTACCGTGGCAACTACTCCTTTGAGTCCGGTGTACAAGGTGCTAAGGCGTTTCTAGAAGATGGCAATAAATTCAATATTTCTGCGATTATGGGCGGTAACGATGAAATTGCCGCAGGCGCGTTGTTCGCAGCAAGATTGATGAATGTCGCTATTCCAGCACAGTTATCAATTACTGGTTTCGAAGACTCTCCCTTCTCGAAACAAACTTGGCCGAAGTTAACTACAGCGCATCAGGAAAACGACGTCATTTCACAGCACGCTGCACGCTTATTATTTAGTAAAATACGTGGCCCTCGGAATCTTGACAAAGAAATCATGACAGTGTTTACCCCGTCTATGGTCGTCCGAGAAAGCTCAAACAAAAGCGAATAA
- the glk gene encoding glucokinase: protein MTQTTSPRTTNQSQTDFSPILVADIGGTNARFAVATDFDIQTNSFVIEHLSIYPSANFSAFEAAIARFLNELDIDRPTRACLAVAGPIKGPQVYLTNLGWQFNAEEVKAEFGFESFLVINDFAAFAFAAPYLDESQNLQIKSGQSQANSNIAVMGPGTGFGAACLARDINGSAVMSCEAGHISLAAVTELDKQLLKVLQANNQHVSIETVFSGPGIVRLYEAMCEVHGQEPEDLSAAEIAAKAPECKMCDATLNHFCDWIGSVAGDLALTFGALGGVYIGGGILPRMTERLLRSRFVDRFSEKGLMSQYTKQIPVTLVTQENIPFIGAAACLHGRGK from the coding sequence ATGACACAGACAACAAGTCCAAGGACAACAAATCAAAGTCAAACTGACTTTTCACCAATCTTAGTAGCTGACATCGGTGGCACCAATGCTCGTTTTGCCGTTGCTACTGATTTCGACATTCAAACCAATAGTTTTGTTATTGAACACCTCTCAATTTACCCAAGTGCCAACTTTAGTGCTTTTGAAGCGGCAATCGCCCGTTTTTTAAATGAGCTCGATATTGATAGGCCGACACGTGCGTGTCTCGCCGTCGCGGGGCCAATAAAAGGGCCTCAGGTGTACCTTACAAATCTTGGGTGGCAGTTCAACGCAGAAGAAGTGAAAGCGGAATTTGGATTTGAATCATTTCTTGTGATCAATGACTTTGCTGCATTTGCGTTTGCAGCGCCTTATTTGGACGAATCACAAAATTTACAAATTAAGTCAGGACAGTCTCAGGCAAATAGTAACATTGCCGTTATGGGGCCGGGTACCGGATTTGGTGCGGCTTGCCTTGCTCGTGACATCAACGGCAGTGCAGTTATGAGTTGTGAGGCAGGACACATTTCGCTTGCAGCAGTGACAGAACTAGACAAACAATTATTAAAGGTTTTGCAGGCGAACAATCAGCACGTTTCTATCGAAACGGTGTTTTCTGGCCCTGGCATCGTGCGTTTGTATGAAGCAATGTGCGAAGTGCATGGACAAGAACCAGAAGATTTGAGTGCAGCTGAGATAGCAGCGAAAGCGCCGGAATGCAAAATGTGTGATGCGACACTTAATCACTTTTGTGATTGGATTGGCAGCGTTGCGGGTGATTTAGCATTGACATTTGGTGCATTAGGCGGTGTATATATAGGTGGTGGGATATTGCCACGAATGACTGAACGCTTGTTGCGCAGTCGTTTTGTAGACCGTTTTAGCGAAAAGGGATTGATGTCTCAATATACTAAACAAATCCCAGTGACACTCGTTACTCAAGAAAACATTCCGTTTATTGGGGCGGCAGCGTGTTTACATGGACGAGGTAAGTAG
- the pgl gene encoding 6-phosphogluconolactonase codes for MAIITEHFFESKEAMTSKLAMLLESELSEAIKTSNQAVLAVSGGSSPKAAYEYLSTINLGWANITVAMVDERWVEVSHEKSNEAFIKATLLQNFGAAASFVTMKNAAQTAVLGQSEVENAYRAIGKPFDVTILGMGPDGHTASLFPHADGLEKALKTEDLTAAINAIESEVTGSITERMTLSLNGIATSKHVILLISGEDKRAVYEQAKADGVVEDMPLRAVLNQKDLKLTVFWAP; via the coding sequence ATGGCGATAATTACGGAACATTTCTTTGAAAGCAAAGAGGCGATGACATCTAAGCTTGCAATGTTGCTTGAAAGTGAACTTTCAGAAGCGATCAAGACATCAAATCAAGCCGTACTTGCTGTATCAGGCGGATCTTCACCAAAAGCAGCTTATGAGTATTTGTCGACGATCAATCTTGGTTGGGCTAATATCACCGTCGCTATGGTTGATGAGCGTTGGGTGGAAGTGTCACATGAAAAGTCAAATGAGGCTTTCATAAAAGCGACGCTTTTACAAAACTTCGGCGCAGCCGCGTCATTTGTTACAATGAAAAATGCAGCTCAAACCGCAGTCTTAGGACAGAGTGAAGTAGAAAATGCGTACCGTGCCATCGGAAAACCATTCGATGTAACAATACTTGGTATGGGCCCAGATGGACACACTGCGTCTTTGTTTCCTCACGCAGATGGACTCGAAAAAGCATTAAAAACGGAGGATCTTACTGCTGCAATTAATGCGATTGAAAGCGAAGTGACAGGTTCTATTACTGAGCGAATGACACTTTCATTAAATGGCATTGCAACAAGTAAGCACGTTATCTTACTCATTAGCGGTGAAGATAAGAGAGCTGTTTATGAACAAGCAAAAGCGGATGGGGTAGTTGAAGACATGCCACTTCGAGCTGTATTGAATCAAAAGGATTTAAAATTGACAGTGTTTTGGGCGCCGTAA
- a CDS encoding aminotransferase class V-fold PLP-dependent enzyme, translated as MSLESMSAGSPIYLDANATTPVLPSIVEVVTHAMQVCFGNPSSSHITGVQAKHLMEQARLRARELVGAGHGDILFTSGATEGIQTAIVSALLNAKKNVTPESVLLYGATEHKAVPNTLKHWNQVLGINARILSIPVDRNGLLDLAFIEAHAKDALMICTMAVNNETGIIQDVNAIEAVIRSQNTECAWMVDCVQALGKRNLVLSETTIDYAPFSGHKLYAPKGIGMLYIRHNAPYTPFIAGGGQESGMRSGTENLPGIASLNELCRLLLDAEQSPFQSHEQLGRYRDMLKEAVVDTFEQVSFHHDFALSVPTTLNFSVDNLTSKEVIDLFDAAGIRVSGGSACSSGSNRSFVLDAMGLSDWQSENAIRMSFGPADSMEQIEEACRRIRSLKPILAQNCLIVSDSQYPSQEACAIGVTQFRHQGACCWLYVAANREAIVIDPIVELLPRLERLIQKQQLIVKAVLDTHSHQDRSSGHMILSDMLGFDSSQRDALGWPRNVGEIKVGDATLKSVKTPGHSTDSVSYLLYQNERVVLCFCGDLVLPHGLGATHKEGGDAFSMASSLMNLDTVLSPDTVMCSAHDYKQCFAITWKVQKGQLPLLFALTSGALSVEDFVADKAAQSVQEAEPEQLDLCGFINVVQNVAFEELNATNAVEWMHANNATLIDTREAYEHSAQCTPCSVIQESEEVLNIPLSRMADAILRGVIAPDNAYVLLCRTGNRSRQAATTLRNLGFTKVCNLKGGVALS; from the coding sequence ATGTCTTTAGAGTCCATGAGCGCCGGTTCTCCCATCTATTTAGATGCAAATGCTACGACACCTGTATTGCCGTCTATCGTTGAGGTTGTGACGCATGCCATGCAGGTCTGTTTCGGTAATCCTTCTAGTTCCCATATTACGGGAGTGCAAGCGAAACACCTCATGGAACAAGCGAGGTTGCGAGCAAGAGAACTTGTTGGGGCTGGGCATGGTGATATTCTTTTTACTTCTGGCGCAACCGAAGGCATTCAGACTGCAATAGTTTCCGCGCTACTAAATGCGAAGAAAAATGTTACTCCGGAGTCGGTCTTGCTGTATGGGGCTACAGAACATAAGGCGGTACCTAACACATTAAAACATTGGAATCAGGTGCTGGGAATAAACGCACGAATTTTGTCCATTCCCGTTGATAGAAATGGCTTGCTTGATCTCGCATTTATCGAAGCACATGCCAAAGATGCGCTCATGATTTGTACTATGGCTGTAAATAATGAAACGGGTATTATTCAAGATGTGAATGCCATAGAAGCTGTAATTCGAAGCCAAAATACCGAATGCGCTTGGATGGTCGATTGTGTTCAAGCGTTAGGTAAACGGAATCTAGTTTTAAGTGAAACAACCATTGATTACGCGCCATTCTCTGGGCATAAACTCTATGCTCCAAAAGGAATTGGGATGTTATACATACGCCATAACGCACCGTATACGCCATTTATCGCCGGTGGTGGGCAAGAAAGCGGGATGCGTTCTGGCACGGAAAATTTACCCGGTATAGCTAGTTTAAATGAGCTATGTCGCCTACTACTTGACGCTGAACAATCCCCCTTTCAATCACACGAGCAACTCGGACGTTACCGTGACATGCTCAAAGAGGCGGTAGTTGACACCTTTGAACAAGTGTCTTTTCATCATGATTTTGCACTGTCAGTGCCGACCACGCTTAACTTCTCGGTTGATAATTTAACCTCTAAAGAGGTTATTGATTTGTTTGATGCTGCGGGCATTCGCGTGAGTGGCGGATCTGCGTGCAGTTCAGGGTCAAACAGGAGTTTTGTGTTAGATGCCATGGGGCTATCTGATTGGCAGAGTGAAAATGCGATTCGCATGTCTTTTGGGCCGGCGGATAGCATGGAGCAAATAGAGGAAGCATGTAGACGTATTCGCTCTTTAAAACCAATTCTCGCGCAAAATTGTTTAATTGTTTCAGATAGCCAATACCCTAGTCAGGAAGCATGCGCAATTGGAGTCACCCAATTTCGTCATCAAGGAGCATGTTGTTGGCTGTATGTTGCTGCTAATCGAGAAGCCATTGTTATTGACCCAATTGTAGAACTTCTTCCTAGGCTTGAACGCCTGATACAAAAGCAACAATTGATTGTCAAAGCGGTGTTAGACACGCATAGCCACCAAGATAGGTCATCTGGTCACATGATACTAAGTGACATGCTTGGTTTTGATAGCTCACAGAGAGACGCATTGGGGTGGCCTCGAAACGTAGGTGAAATCAAGGTTGGTGATGCAACGTTAAAATCGGTAAAAACGCCGGGACACTCAACGGACAGTGTGAGTTATTTGCTTTACCAGAATGAGCGAGTTGTGCTTTGCTTTTGTGGTGACTTGGTGTTACCGCATGGGTTGGGGGCGACACACAAAGAGGGTGGTGATGCCTTTTCAATGGCTAGCAGTTTGATGAATTTAGATACAGTTTTGAGTCCAGATACCGTGATGTGTTCAGCACACGATTACAAACAATGCTTTGCAATTACGTGGAAAGTGCAAAAAGGTCAGTTGCCTTTGTTGTTTGCGTTAACTTCCGGAGCGCTAAGTGTCGAAGATTTCGTCGCTGATAAGGCCGCACAGAGTGTTCAAGAAGCGGAACCTGAGCAATTGGATCTGTGTGGTTTTATCAATGTAGTACAAAACGTTGCGTTCGAAGAGTTGAATGCGACAAATGCAGTCGAGTGGATGCACGCGAACAACGCGACGCTAATTGATACCAGAGAAGCCTACGAGCACAGTGCTCAATGCACCCCTTGTTCAGTGATCCAAGAATCTGAAGAAGTATTAAATATTCCCCTCAGTCGTATGGCGGATGCGATTTTACGTGGTGTTATTGCTCCAGATAACGCGTATGTACTGCTTTGCAGAACAGGTAATCGTTCGCGACAAGCTGCAACGACTTTACGTAATTTGGGGTTCACCAAGGTGTGTAATTTGAAAGGTGGTGTGGCGCTAAGTTAG
- the pgi gene encoding glucose-6-phosphate isomerase yields the protein MSCRSQLTSWKALSESAKELGGVHLKSLFEQDKQRFEKFSCQIPGVLFDYSKQLITPEVKSQLVQLAEECDLAQWRNRMFSGEKINFTENRSVLHVALRNRNNTPLIVDGVNVTEQVQAELAKIKQFTEQVRSGDWRGYTGKAVKNVVAIGVGGSNLGPQMVTEALASFADDTLDIYYVSNVDGVQLAQVLNKLDPETTLFVVSSKTFTTSETMTNARSSVAWFLASAQDDAAIAKHFVAVSTNLEKTRAFGIADENVFTMWDWVGGRFSLWSAIGLPIALYLGFEAFQDVLEGAFEIDEHFKTAEAGENIPLLMALLSLWNTSFLGHKAQAILPYDQALHMLPAYLQQGEMESNGKSVSFDGQTVPYTTVPLIWGMTGINGQHAFYQYLHQGNTIVPADFIASIKPQVSMGAHHDILMSNFFAQTEAMMAGVDEVAVRADLVAKGKSEDEIQALLAHKIHQGNRPTTSIILDTVDAKAVGRLVAMYEHKIFSQGILLQICSFDQWGVELGKGLASKIESELLNEDVNHEHDSSTSGLIAYYKSRR from the coding sequence ATGAGTTGCCGTTCACAACTTACCAGTTGGAAAGCGTTGTCAGAAAGTGCTAAGGAATTAGGTGGCGTTCACCTGAAATCACTTTTTGAGCAAGACAAACAGCGTTTTGAAAAATTTTCATGCCAAATTCCTGGTGTGTTATTTGATTATTCAAAGCAGCTCATAACGCCTGAAGTTAAATCTCAGTTAGTTCAACTTGCTGAAGAATGTGACCTTGCGCAGTGGCGTAATCGCATGTTCTCTGGTGAAAAAATCAATTTCACTGAAAATCGTTCTGTGTTGCATGTCGCGTTGCGTAATCGTAACAACACTCCGTTGATCGTTGATGGAGTGAACGTCACAGAACAAGTACAAGCGGAACTGGCAAAAATAAAGCAATTTACAGAACAAGTACGTTCTGGTGATTGGCGCGGTTATACAGGTAAAGCGGTAAAAAACGTAGTAGCAATCGGTGTGGGTGGTTCGAATCTAGGGCCTCAAATGGTGACTGAAGCGCTTGCTTCATTTGCTGACGATACGCTGGATATTTATTACGTTTCAAACGTTGATGGGGTGCAATTAGCTCAGGTGCTTAACAAGCTAGACCCAGAAACAACGTTATTCGTCGTTTCATCTAAAACGTTTACCACGTCAGAGACAATGACGAATGCACGCTCTTCAGTTGCATGGTTTTTAGCGTCAGCGCAAGACGACGCTGCAATAGCAAAACATTTTGTCGCGGTCAGTACCAATTTGGAAAAAACACGTGCATTTGGTATAGCAGATGAAAATGTGTTTACGATGTGGGACTGGGTAGGTGGCCGTTTCTCACTGTGGAGTGCGATAGGGTTACCAATTGCGTTGTATCTTGGCTTTGAGGCATTTCAAGATGTTCTTGAAGGCGCATTTGAGATTGATGAACATTTCAAAACGGCAGAAGCAGGTGAAAATATTCCACTGTTAATGGCGTTATTGAGTCTTTGGAACACGAGTTTCCTCGGTCATAAAGCTCAGGCGATACTCCCATATGACCAAGCGCTGCACATGTTGCCTGCTTATTTGCAGCAAGGTGAGATGGAAAGTAATGGTAAATCAGTGTCTTTTGATGGACAAACAGTGCCTTACACAACGGTACCGCTTATCTGGGGCATGACTGGTATTAACGGACAACACGCGTTTTATCAGTATTTACATCAAGGCAATACAATCGTGCCTGCGGACTTTATCGCATCGATTAAGCCACAAGTTTCGATGGGAGCTCATCACGATATTCTGATGTCGAACTTCTTTGCGCAAACGGAAGCGATGATGGCTGGTGTTGATGAAGTTGCTGTACGTGCAGATTTAGTTGCCAAAGGAAAGTCAGAAGACGAAATTCAGGCTTTACTTGCGCATAAAATTCATCAAGGTAATAGACCAACAACGTCTATTATTTTGGATACCGTTGATGCTAAGGCGGTCGGTCGCTTAGTTGCGATGTACGAACATAAAATCTTTAGCCAAGGTATCTTGTTACAAATTTGTTCTTTTGACCAATGGGGCGTAGAGTTAGGCAAAGGTCTTGCTTCGAAGATTGAAAGCGAGTTGTTGAACGAAGATGTAAATCATGAGCATGATAGTTCAACGTCAGGTCTAATTGCTTACTATAAATCCCGCCGATAA